The stretch of DNA AGGAATGAATGCTGATTTCATCGCATTGACGGAGAACCACTGCATGTCGTCGAGTGTGTATCCGAATGCCTCGACCAGCTGCTCGAACTCCCGGCTCATGCTGGTGTGGGACATAAGACGGTTGTCCGTGTTGACCGTGGCCCGGAAGTGGAGCCGGCGCAGCAGTCCGATCGGATGCTCGGCGTACGAGGGCGCCGCCCCGGTCTGGAGGTTGGAACTCGGGCACAGCTCCAGCGGGATGCGCTTGTCACGGACGTAGGAGGCCAGCCGCCCCAGTTCGACCGTGCCGTCCTCGTGGACCTGGATGTCGTCGATGATGCGCACCCCGTGACCCAGCCGGTCCGCGCCGCACCACTGCAGCGCCTGCCAGATCGACGGCAGCCCGAAGGCCTCGCCGGCGTGGATCGTGAAGTGGTTGTTCTCCCGCTTCAGGTACTCGAAGGCGTCCAGGTGCCGGGTGGGCGGGTAACCGGCCTCCGCGCCCGCGATGTCGAAGCCCACCACGCCCGAGTCCCGGTAGCGGTTGGCGAGTTCGGCGATCTCCAGGGAGCGGGCCGCGTGCCGCATCGCGGTCAGCAGGACGCCCACCCGGATCCGGTGACCGTTCTCCAGGGCGGTCCGCTCGCCCTCGCGGAAGCCCTCGTTGACGGCCTCGACGACCTCCTCCAGGCTCAGCCCGCCCTCCAGGTGCTGCTCGGGGGCGTAGCGCACCTCGGCGTAGACGACGCCGTCCTCGGCGAGGTCCTCGGCGCACTCGCGGGCGACCCGGACGAGGGCATCGCGGGTCTGCATCACGGCGACGGTGTGCGCGAACGTCTCCAAGTACCGTTCCAGCGAGCCGGAGTCGGCGGCCTCACGGAACCACAGGCCCAGCTTGTCCGGGTCGGTCTCGGGGAGCGGGGAGTAGCCCGACGCGCGGGCCAGGTCGACGACGGTTCCGGGGCGGAGCCCGCCGTCGAGGTGATCGTGGAGCAGAACCTTGGGCGCCCGGCGGATCTGGTCCGAGCTCGGGGTGTTCCCCTGGTGGGCAGTCTGGCTCGTCATTTCCGCACTTTAACTCCTACGCGCGTAGATCATCGCGTGTACACATCCGTCGATATGTAACGGTGACCGCCCGGGCGGGTGGCGTACACCGGTGCTTCTGACACTGTTCTGTCATGTCACACCAAGCGACGCCGGTTCGCACGGCCCGGCTGGGGAGGACGGTCGGCCCGGAGCCGGCGGCGGTGGGCGGAGCGGTGCTGCTGCTCCCGGGCGGCCAGGAGGTCTCCACCCGCAGACCCTCGCCGGTGCTGGCGGCCGCCTCGGTGCGCGCGCTGGGGCGCCGGCTGGCCCGCGCGGGGCGCGAGGAGGGCCTGGCCGTGCACGTGGTGCACTACCGCTACCGCGGCTGGAACGGAGCCGAGGCACATCCGGCCCGCGACGCCGCCTGGGCCGTCGAGGAGGTCGTCCGGTGCTACGGGGACGTGCCGGTCTGCCTGGCCGGTCTCGACATGGGCGGCCGGGCCGCGCTGCACGCCGCCGGGCACGAGACCGTCAACTCCGTGGTGGCCATCGCCCCTTCGCTGCCCGAGGCCGACGTGGCCGCCTCGCCCGAACCGGTCAGGCAGCTCGCCGGGCGCCGGGTGCTGATCGTGCACGGCACGAACGACGAACGGACCGATCCCGAGCTGTCCTTCCGGTTCGCCGAGCGGGCGAAGAAGGCGAACCGGGACGTGTGCCGGTTCGAAGTCCACGCCGACGGACACGGGTTGCGTCAGTACCGGGACGAAGTCCTCGCGCTCACCACCGACTTCGTCATGGGGTCGCTGTTCGGGCGGGTGTTCTCGCGGCCGGTGCAGGACGCGCTGGCGGCTCCGCCACCGCTGGGTCTGCGGATGCCGCTGGCGGCCGGGTTCGGGAAGACGCTGCGGCGGTAGGGCCGCCCGCCGTCAGGTGGGGAGCAGATTGCCGCGCTTGGCGAGCAGGAACTTCTTGAAGGCCGCCACCGGCGGGGTGTCCGGGTGGCCCTCCAGCCAGGCCACGCCGATCTCCCGTACCGCGCGCGGGGCCGTCACCGTCAGCTCGACGACTCCCGGGCGGGGGAAGGCCGGCGGGGGCAGCAGGGCGACCCCGAGGCCCGCGGCGACCAGGCCGCGCAGGGTCTCGGCCTCCTCGCCCTCGAAGGCGACGCGCGGCTTGAAGCCGGCCTCCCGGCACAGGGCGTCGGTGATGCGGCGCAGGCCGTAGCCGGGTTCCAGGGTCACGAAGGACTCCTCGGCGGCCTCGGTCAGGCGGATGCGGCGCCGGGCGGCGAGCCGGTGGTCGGCGGGGACGACCAGACGCAGCTTCTGCTCGTCGAGACGGCGGGCGACCAGGTCGGGGGCGTCCGGCACGGGGGACGTCAGGCAGAGGTCGAGCTCGCCCGCCCGCAGCCCCTCCAGCATGGCCTCGCCGTAGTTCTGCACCAGGCTGAAGCGAACGCGGGGATGGTCGGCCCGGAAGGCGTGGATGAGGCCGGGCACGGTCTCGGCGCCCATGGTGTGCAGGAAGCCGAAGGCGACCTTGCCGGTGGCCGGGTCGGCGTCGGCGCGCACCTCCTCGGCGGCGCGCTCGATCTCGGCGAGGGCGCGTTGCACGGAGGCGAGGAAGGTACGGCCGGCGGGGGTCAGGGAGACCGTGCGGCCCCGGCGGGCGAAGAGGTCGACGCCGAGGTCCTGCTCCAGCCGGACCATGGCCCGCGAGAGCGTCGACTGCGGGACCTGCATCTCCTGCGCGGCCCGGGTGACGTGCTCGGTGCGGGCCACGCCGGCGAAGTGCGCCAGGCGGGGCGCCAGCAACGCGACGATGTCTTCTGTGTCACCGGTCTGTGACAGACGCGGCTGCGACCTCGGCTGATGCACCATGGGAACGATTATGCCGAGTCCGTGCATTGGACGGATGAGTGCCCGGCTTTCTACGGTCGCCGTATGACTCCCGCCGATACCGGGGCGCTCACCACCGTGGGCGCCGTCGCCTCAGTCCCCGACTCCGACTCCCGCATGGCCCCGGGCGGCCCCGGCTACCGCCGGATGAGCCTCGCCCTCTTCCTCGCGGGTGTCGCCACCTTCGCGCTGCTGTACTCCACACAGGCCCTGCTGCCGCTGATCTCCGGCGAGTTCCACGTGGCGGCGAGCGACGCGAGCTGGACGGTGGCCGCCGCGACGGGCGGCCTGGCGCTGTTCGTGCTCCCGGCGAGCGCGCTGTCGGAGCGTTTCGGGCGGCGTACGGTCATGACGGCCTCGCTGGCGGTCGCGGTGGTCGTCGGGCTGCTGGTGCCGTTCGCGCCGTCGCTGGGCTCGCTGGTGGTGCTGCGGGCACTCCAGGGCGCGGCCCTCGCGGGGCTGCCGGCCTCGGCGCAGGCGTATCTGGCGGAGGAGGTGCGGCCCCGGGCCCTGGTCACGGCGATCGGCCTGTTCGTGGCCGGCAACAGCGTGGGCGGCATGAGCGGCCGGGTCATCACCGGCTGGGTGGCCCAGGAGTGGGGCTGGCGGGTGGCCGTCGGGGTGGTCGGGGTGATCGCGGTGGGCTGCGCGGTGGCCTTCCGCCTGCTGCTTCCGGCGCCGCAACACTTCAGGGTGGGCTCGCTGCGCCCCCGGGTGCTGGCGCGCTCGGTCCGCGACCACCTCGCCGATCCGCTGCTGCGCCGGCTGTACGCGATCGGCGCGCTGTTCATGACGGTGTTCGGCGGGGTCTACACGGTGATCGGCTACCGCCTGACCGAGGCGCCGTTCTCCCTGCCGCAGGGCATCGTCGGCTCGATCTTCCTGGTGTACCTGGTGGGCACGGTGTCCGCGTCGACGGCGGGCCGGCTGGTGGGCCGGCTGGGCCGCAGGGGCGCCCTGTACCTGGCGGGCGCCACGACTGCGGCGGGTCTGCTGGT from Streptomyces sp. 6-11-2 encodes:
- a CDS encoding LysR family transcriptional regulator, with product MVHQPRSQPRLSQTGDTEDIVALLAPRLAHFAGVARTEHVTRAAQEMQVPQSTLSRAMVRLEQDLGVDLFARRGRTVSLTPAGRTFLASVQRALAEIERAAEEVRADADPATGKVAFGFLHTMGAETVPGLIHAFRADHPRVRFSLVQNYGEAMLEGLRAGELDLCLTSPVPDAPDLVARRLDEQKLRLVVPADHRLAARRRIRLTEAAEESFVTLEPGYGLRRITDALCREAGFKPRVAFEGEEAETLRGLVAAGLGVALLPPPAFPRPGVVELTVTAPRAVREIGVAWLEGHPDTPPVAAFKKFLLAKRGNLLPT
- a CDS encoding MFS transporter, with product MTPADTGALTTVGAVASVPDSDSRMAPGGPGYRRMSLALFLAGVATFALLYSTQALLPLISGEFHVAASDASWTVAAATGGLALFVLPASALSERFGRRTVMTASLAVAVVVGLLVPFAPSLGSLVVLRALQGAALAGLPASAQAYLAEEVRPRALVTAIGLFVAGNSVGGMSGRVITGWVAQEWGWRVAVGVVGVIAVGCAVAFRLLLPAPQHFRVGSLRPRVLARSVRDHLADPLLRRLYAIGALFMTVFGGVYTVIGYRLTEAPFSLPQGIVGSIFLVYLVGTVSASTAGRLVGRLGRRGALYLAGATTAAGLLVSLLDSVALVLLGLVLITAGFFAGHAVASSAVSRTATHGRAQASALYQSAYYVGSSAGSTVGAVAFHAQGWSGTVEVGLLAVLGVVAITALGSRAARVAARREPVPA
- a CDS encoding adenosine deaminase codes for the protein MTSQTAHQGNTPSSDQIRRAPKVLLHDHLDGGLRPGTVVDLARASGYSPLPETDPDKLGLWFREAADSGSLERYLETFAHTVAVMQTRDALVRVARECAEDLAEDGVVYAEVRYAPEQHLEGGLSLEEVVEAVNEGFREGERTALENGHRIRVGVLLTAMRHAARSLEIAELANRYRDSGVVGFDIAGAEAGYPPTRHLDAFEYLKRENNHFTIHAGEAFGLPSIWQALQWCGADRLGHGVRIIDDIQVHEDGTVELGRLASYVRDKRIPLELCPSSNLQTGAAPSYAEHPIGLLRRLHFRATVNTDNRLMSHTSMSREFEQLVEAFGYTLDDMQWFSVNAMKSAFIPFDERLAMINDVIKPGYAALKSEWLFQQTASTRGFSTLEG
- a CDS encoding S9 family peptidase, whose product is MSHQATPVRTARLGRTVGPEPAAVGGAVLLLPGGQEVSTRRPSPVLAAASVRALGRRLARAGREEGLAVHVVHYRYRGWNGAEAHPARDAAWAVEEVVRCYGDVPVCLAGLDMGGRAALHAAGHETVNSVVAIAPSLPEADVAASPEPVRQLAGRRVLIVHGTNDERTDPELSFRFAERAKKANRDVCRFEVHADGHGLRQYRDEVLALTTDFVMGSLFGRVFSRPVQDALAAPPPLGLRMPLAAGFGKTLRR